A window of Aphis gossypii isolate Hap1 unplaced genomic scaffold, ASM2018417v2 Contig00971, whole genome shotgun sequence genomic DNA:
aaaaaaaaagtgggcaagtgggTGTCGCTCTGCTATATAGTAGAGATGGAGAGTAGGTCACTGAtcactataatggatgtgttaaatttgaatgcaatgacaGGTATCATTGTGTTCGAAAAACgtagatgatttgtcagtcaatgattattatttattagtagaatatattatattataattgtaatatatcattattttacatgatttagaaaaaaaatttcatttcatacgttcataaaatttttagattctgatcgGTCCGatgaatgttttgattttacaaatgaaaaattttatttattgggtcaaaatcagtgaaaaatgaatacaagACTCCTCATATATATTGATACAACagcagttaaaaatattaaaaatacatgtgaatgtttttgttttataagcattaattaaagtttgaattttaacagaatatattaaattaaaaaataatattgtgattaaaaatgtataaaatgttcaacttTTATAGCTAAGGAttgcaaatttaaaacaaggtTCGACGATAGTAGTTTATTCTTTctctaaaaaagtataaaaatttatacacagttattttttacagatattttaagttcaaatttggacCAAATCACACATTAACAccaataataacgattttagttattttcttgtaatttaaaaatattattcataggtATATGAATTGTTTACAGTtaacattattgttaacattttcaaatgtgtttatatatatatatatattttttttttggaaaaaatatatttaagctaCTGTGGTACTAATGACtaatagtacaataaattactttaatcacaataatatcatcaaattAGTTGAAAGTCTTCgctcagaatttttttttcatgtacaattataaaatcattgaattaaattttacaccaTCAATTACAGTGAAACACTTCTAACCTACTGTACAGCAAAGCAACATCTACTTACCCGatatttaaaactgattttcaaatagttttaaaaataatggctGATGTTtggagaaaatttaataatactaaaagagGGACTTTACACATGTCactctttttattattgtttttaatttttaatgaagataatttgttataaccCAACtagcaaaaattaaattggtttCCAATTTCAGACTTACCTCACGAAAAATTCTTTAACATGATTGGTATTTTGTTCTGACCAACATTTCCAACGACAAACCAGTTTTATTAGATGAGCTACATCAATacgaatataacaattaagttCATAACGTGGAGATGAGTTTCCACTTAAAATGTCAATGCACATTTCGACATAGTCCCGAAGTGTTATCCCTCCACAAAAAGCTCGGGAAATAGCTCCAAGTAATGCCATTGAAAAATCAGAAACTGTTTCTTGAGGAGCAGACACTCCATCATTTAACCATTGTGTCAACCAAGAAAAAATGGTGAACGTATCTTGTTTCTCGCTTAGCATCTGTGTGATAGACGATTGGTATTCATTTGTTGATACGACTGCttcatatagaaatatatgacTTGATAACAAACCATCTTTTGTCCTTTTAATCTTCTTAACAACATTTCCTGTTGCATCAATCGCTAGACGGACATATGATTTTCTTAGTTGTTTAAAGACAACTAACTGACATGGTGTCCAATAATGGACAATTAAAGGATCAGcacaaattaaatgaatagaaCCAGAATAAACGGAATACTTTAATTCAATGAGTGACATAATGGgacatttatttgtaatatgtaatatttcatCTTTCTTTTGTTGTTTGCATTTtctaagtgtattattattatacacattggcAGGTATTTTATCTCCAAATTTTAGTGATTTTGTATTGTTCCTCCTCCAGTTACTAGCACAATCATGTATAAGTTCCAATCCTACTTCCGTACGTTTAGCTCCATTCAGTGGTCTTTGTGATTGATGTAAAACTGATTTTTTCACTCCTGCTAAAATGATGTTCACTGTTAATGGCATACCTTCTTCCGGCTTTTCTTCTACCCATCCTGTTGCTTCTGCTCCACAATCTTGACATTTTCCTGAGAacgttaaataatgttttgccCTAGATGCATTGTTTGTAACTCTGCagcgtttatatattatacaacaacgaactttacaacattttaaaaaccaatcgttaattatatttgtccaTGCTCCTTGTTTTAATACTGTATATGtttttcttgaattttttttgccATAAATCATATTACAGGGATTCATTTTAAGAAAGTCTCTATAAggaatatcaaatttaaatatatttttaccatctGATGATCTATCTGATTCATCATCTGTTTTAGAACTAACACTGTCAGACTCATATTCATCAACAGTATTAGGCACTGTAACAAGGGGGTATGAACATTTTTGCCTTAGAATAGTTTGCCAAGAATGACGGtcttgatatatatttatgtataaagaaTTAGCTGATAATTTTCCATccaagttattacttatttgtttCCAAATTGGGTCTGAATaacctttaatattatatttttcatcaaataattCTGATGCCACAGattcaaattcttttaaaactaaatctggagatatttttggttttcttCCAACCTGagactgttttaaaaaaataaaaatataatttgttatataattctaaatattatattgttatattgatttttgtggaaaaaaaataaatattctatattttctcatagtaaaaaaattaatttactagagaagtttttaaaaaaaatttaagataatatgatttattattaaaattcaataaatatacagaCAAAGATTCTATCtacatgttaaaatttttcaattagtttTCTTATAgtcaagaaaaataataaaaaggtgATACTGCTATTTGATCATGAAaagtaactaaataaatatttgaaaataataatattttttaaacgttttaataacttttctatttattattattaattgtgatTTGATATTATCTACCAATAATTTGAAAgagtcaacaataatataatagtaataatttattgatttctaCAACAagcaatatttataagatgaatttacaattttattgtcttTGGTGGTTCATCTCCAAAGCCAAAAACTGTGCTGTAGGTGAAAGTTCATgtgagtatattaaaataaacataccaaaaacaaaaaattaaatacatgaagtacatgataattattttaaaagattatttaaaacaagataCATagctctttttttttaactgtttaatatttataaaatcatgaataattgttttatgtttacaatagtataagtatataaaaatattattgggaAAAGTCtaggtttattttaaataaatttaactagataatttattgttgtgtgTAATTCTTTAATATGAGTATTATAAGTGTTACTCAAAAAAgctaaaatgtatacctaaatattttacagagaatatttttacatttgaagggcatatgcaattatttactttattaagactatgtaatattaatctatcaaaaataaattattgttatttaatttttacttattttaaaatgtaaattttaattaaataaatacctttatTAGCTTCATGTTAAAAGTTAtctgtataaaaactattgaacTAAATtggttttcattaaaaaaattaataataagtcttgtttttatacattttgtgagTAGCTTTGGGATACTCAATACTAATAGAGAAATAATtagactataaattataattattaaattattacaacttcTCATCatcaatcatataaataagaacatcaattgcatttttatagCTATAAGGAAATTCATAAGTTGACCGTAGTTAAggaatgtatttattgaaaataatagacaagggaaaatactatttgattttttttcataatagttaatgaacctttataatatgatgaataatCTTTGTATTTCATAATCATACTGTTAACGCATAAAGTGTTCACCAAAAGGTAAAAACAACTTGGGCGCaacttgataaataataataataataataataataatagtagtggactgtataattataagaataaaagtatagttaaataataacagtataattaaacaataacaatataataataatagtaataattataaagatcaCAGCCAGTTATAACTTTACagtctgtataaaaataataataatataagacccGTCGGTCATACACAAATAGTTGGCCGACCAATACTCACATAACAGTTGAGACACACATCTGGTTTTACACCCACGCTACCGCACCAGGGCCTGTATTTAAgtcaaaaacaattacaatacaataaacaaaaattgaccCTGCGTACGTGCGAATGTGTGCCGACAACTGTTGACGAAGACTTCACAACAAAGCACACTGAATGCAGCCGGGACAGGATCTTTAGCGTACACTACTGTCCCCACGAGCAACGAGGTACACCAAAACACGTTGAATCACTAAACAAATCGCTGGTAATTTTGACCACCCTAAACTGgggaaaacaaattaatggtGGCAATAAAATTGCAAAGAACGATAATTACCAGACGATGAATCACAAAATTCACAACAACGTGGTTTGGGACGACTGCAAACAGAACATAAAAACTAGTGTAGTGTTGTAGAACACGCAAAAACACGAGCTGTGTAGACAGCGTAAGAAGAAAGTGAAGTGAATCATATAACGGACGAGAACAAACGAAAGAACGAAATGACTGGTCTTTCAGTGTCACCacactaaacaataaacaatggaAAAACTAGAAACTTTGTGACACTGAAAGCATGACtaaatgaaaaacttaaagtTTTGAACATAACCGAATACTAAGAAAACACTGATAATGATTCCACAGCTGGCCGGCCGCACACTAACGCCTGATAAGCGTCAGCCGACGAAGGCTGCAACTGTGGAACGCACCGTTACGTTTACatgaaaatgataacataagaAAACATAAACTACCCGCATATGGCGGgaattcaaaaagaaaaacattgaCTGCATGCGTAGACATATTCCCCCCCTTGAAAGACTGTGTTCTTTCAAAGAACGagacaataatacaaatgtttaacaaattaagaaatacataacataaagGAATTTATATTGACACTTTACAGTGTCTTACAGTATATACTAAAAACTATTGGTCTTCGAGATCTTCATCTTTGGGATTTGGTAGTGGAGCAAGCTTGACTACTGGGCGTCGAAATTCGGTACCAGCTGAGTTACGGACAGTGACCACTCTGACCACGCCATCAGCGCCAGGATGAACTTCCTTGATCCGCACTAATCGCCAATGAATTGGAGGTGCTGTTTCATCACGGAGAATGGCTAGGTCACCAATTGATAAGTTTTTGGACATTTCTGTCCAACGTCCTCTACGTTGAAGTTGTGGCATGTACTCAGTTGACCATCTTTTCCAAAAATGCTGCAAACGTGACTGTATGAGTTTAAATTGCCTAAGTCGATTGTCCGGAAGGTTGGACACATCTGGTTCAGGTGGCAAGGTTAGTGGAGagccaattaaaaaatgaccAGGAGTGAGTGCACTATAGTCTGACGGATCAGAAGAACTTACAGTGATTGGACGAGAGTTTAATACCGCTTCGATCCGACATAATAGTGTGCTTGTTTCTTCATAAGTGAGCAAGGCACCGTTACTAACTCGTATGAGATGCTTCTTGGCTGATTTCACCCCTGCCTCCCATAGGCCGCCAAAGTGTGGTGCAGATGGGGGAATGAAAGTCCATTCAATACCCAAAGTGGTTAATTGATCTTGGAATTTATCTTCTTTGTATAGATCCGTTTTCCATGACTTGAGGATTTTGTCAGAACCAGTAAAGTTTGTGCCATTGTCACTAAAAAGATGCGTACACTGCCCACGTCGAGAAATGAAACGAAATAATGCAGCTATAAAGGCATCAGATGACAGATCACGGACCAATTCAAGATGAATAGCTCGAGTGACCATGCAAACAAAAACAGCAATGTAATGTTTCAAAGAAGCAACTCGCCTGAGACCGCTACGAATGTTAATTGGGCCACAAAAATCAACACCACTTTTGATGAAAGGACGGCATGGAGTGACTCGAACTGCTGGTAATGGCGCCATAAATGGTTGTAAGAATTTGGGATTAGCACGAAAGCAACGCGTGCATCCATGTACTACTTGTCTGGCAATGTTCCTTCCACGTATAGGCCAGTAAATTAGTTGCATGTTAGCTAAAAGACCTTGGGGACCGATATGCAAAAGGCGAATATGCTCATGTTcaaatatcatttttgttattttattcttagtcGGTAGCACTACAGGAAATCTTTGACTTTCAGGAACTGGTGCGTTAGCAATTCGACCTCCAACACATATTAAACCGAGCTGATTAATGAACGGATTTAGACTATTAAGACAGCTGCGACGGCTGACCTTACTCTTCTTAGCCAAGTCATTGATCTCGGACTGAAATGATAGACTTTGTGCTTTGCGTAGCCAAAAGATTTTACTGCTTTGTAGTTCACTAGCCTTTAATGGACCGAAACGAGGACTACTGCTCTGTTTAGCTGTAGGTTTgcaattatgaataaatctcTGTATGTATGCTGTAATGCGCAATAGGTTAGTCCATTTTGAACATCTCTCCAGGAGCCATTGTGAATTAACCTCTGTGACAGCTAACGCTAAATTTAATGGACGTAACTCCGGTAGTTCATCAGTAGGAATGAAGCGATTTGGCCAGTAGGTGATATCTTGTTGGAGCCATGATGGACCACACCACCAGATACTGTCAGAAGAGAGTATCGATTCGACTGGAACTCCTCGAGATATAAGGTCTGCTGGGTTATCAGAAGTAGGCACGTATCGccacattttaatttcagtcATATCTCTGATTTGTGTTACACGGTTAGCTACAAAGGTTTTGAGCTGAACTTCTGCTTGAATCCAACCAATAACTACCGTTGAATCCGTCCAGAGATTGATATCAGTACTTTGAAGTGCTAGTCCAATACGTGCAAGCTCAGTTCTGGCTTCTACCATGAGTTCAGATAGTAAAAGGGCACCGCATAGTTCCAGACGAGGAATAGTGGTAGTATGCATGGGTGCCACTCTTGATTTTGACATTAATAACCTTACTTGTATCTTAGCATCAGCCAGAGGGGAGCATAAGTAGATACAAGCACCGTAAGCTTCCTGCGAAGCATCGCAGAAGCCATGCAATGTGACATTAGAACTTAACTTAGAAATCACTCTTCGCGGAATAGACAATTCTTCAAGGGTCTTGAGGCTTGAGTAAAACTTTATCCAACGACCTTGCAGATCTGGTGACAAAGTGGAATCCCAATTCAATTTGAGGGACCATAACTGTTGTAGGAACACCTTTCCCTTTATAAGTACAGGTGATAATAATCCCAGCGGGTCATATATTCGGTTTATGTCAGAGAGCAAAGATCGCTTGGTCATATTGCTTGGTGGCTTCCAATTGGCAAGAGAAAAATGGAAGGTGTCAGAGCTAGGTTGCCATGACAGGCCAAGGGTGCTGACAGTGTCTTCATTAGTTAGTGACAATCGATAGGTTGGTTCTGCACTGGTTGTGGAAATACGAGACATTAATGTAGGAGAGTTTGAGCACCATTTTCGAAGTGGAAAACCTGCTTCTTCCAATATCTTGCTAATCGATTGGTACAATTCATAACATTGATCGTCGTTCTGTCCACCACTCAACAAATCGTCTACATAAAAGTCTTCTGAGATGATGCGTTGAAGAGCTGGGTCATTGGTTTGACGGGAGAGCTGCATTAAACAACGAGTAGCAAGGAAGGATGCAGATTTAGTTCCATAGGTTACAGTACACAGCTTATAGTCTTGAAGTGGTTGATCAGGACTTTCCCTAAAACATATGCGATGCAGGTTACGGTCATTTTCATGGAGTAGTACCTGTCTATACATTTTTGCGACATCAGCAGTGATAG
This region includes:
- the LOC114132233 gene encoding uncharacterized protein LOC114132233 produces the protein MASSNVQSDLTPVPVELRKLILKRNSASRSMDVIKKYVTKFNIESQSLTQLEVRLEKLKDHMQLFEEHQMEIELFEEATTEMLNERSIVENEFYTIKAMIIDIINKNKQSSSNRHSTQSNSQTIVRDTMKLPAIPAPSFDGNLQNWVSFLDTFNAMFHNNNALAEVQRLHYLKSCLTGSAAEVIRTIPTTEENYQMAYNTLIERYENRSLIIQSHIRSLFSTPQVNQPSATELRKLHHHVISQVRALKALKQPVEHWDAWLITLVCSKLDAITVGEWQLRQATKELPKFAEIEHFLASRVSAYEVGEVDKPIKDSVPLSNSNMPKQQYKKALLANPNNTSQNYVAKCRLCSGQHKLFNCEQFLNMTVPERSKVVSNAMLCFNCFAPGHQANQCRYGSCHTCGRKHNTRLHDDNKVAEGPHEQPPNVSVMYAQNCSVNCMQYSTTSMLATAVIYISNKAGTLQPCRAILDSGAQLNFITVSCAKRLQLDSANETVSISGIGSTSMTSKRLMPTIISSRSSSYSSSATFHSLPTISSNLPSQHINTNKVYIPEHIQNDLADPEFHVTSPIDCLLGSGVFYDIFDGERATISEHLIAHKTKLGWVITGELFDSTNHNLTSTCIMSSKSALALFSTKANERSREEQSAEDHFTSTFQQDESGRFIVRLPLSQDPSLLGDSRFMAQRRFFNLERRFAKDKVLEAEYKAFMQEYLSMGHMQLTTSECHAPTYYLPHHAVVKNSSITTKVRVVFDGSAPASSGLSLNDILLKGPKVQPDIISIILRFRLHAVAITADVAKMYRQVLLHENDRNLHRICFRESPDQPLQDYKLCTVTYGTKSASFLATRCLMQLSRQTNDPALQRIISEDFYVDDLLSGGQNDDQCYELYQSISKILEEAGFPLRKWCSNSPTLMSRISTTSAEPTYRLSLTNEDTVSTLGLSWQPSSDTFHFSLANWKPPSNMTKRSLLSDINRIYDPLGLLSPVLIKGKVFLQQLWSLKLNWDSTLSPDLQGRWIKFYSSLKTLEELSIPRRVISKLSSNVTLHGFCDASQEAYGACIYLCSPLADAKIQVRLLMSKSRVAPMHTTTIPRLELCGALLLSELMVEARTELARIGLALQSTDINLWTDSTVVIGWIQAEVQLKTFVANRVTQIRDMTEIKMWRYVPTSDNPADLISRGVPVESILSSDSIWWCGPSWLQQDITYWPNRFIPTDELPELRPLNLALAVTEVNSQWLLERCSKWTNLLRITAYIQRFIHNCKPTAKQSSSPRFGPLKASELQSSKIFWLRKAQSLSFQSEINDLAKKSKVSRRSCLNSLNPFINQLGLICVGGRIANAPVPESQRFPVVLPTKNKITKMIFEHEHIRLLHIGPQGLLANMQLIYWPIRGRNIARQVVHGCTRCFRANPKFLQPFMAPLPAVRVTPCRPFIKSGVDFCGPINIRSGLRRVASLKHYIAVFVCMVTRAIHLELVRDLSSDAFIAALFRFISRRGQCTHLFSDNGTNFTGSDKILKSWKTDLYKEDKFQDQLTTLGIEWTFIPPSAPHFGGLWEAGVKSAKKHLIRVSNGALLTYEETSTLLCRIEAVLNSRPITVSSSDPSDYSALTPGHFLIGSPLTLPPEPDVSNLPDNRLRQFKLIQSRLQHFWKRWSTEYMPQLQRRGRWTEMSKNLSIGDLAILRDETAPPIHWRLVRIKEVHPGADGVVRVVTVRNSAGTEFRRPVVKLAPLPNPKDEDLEDQ